One genomic region from Actinocatenispora thailandica encodes:
- a CDS encoding transposase, producing the protein MLAGECIAVPKDTTGIVEAIRLLHTARDSAVKARTAAFNQFSELAITAPESIRRSLTATTLAGKASQATTWRPNHNQLADPVQAAKLALRGLARRIAALTAEAAEIEQRLAEMVHAAAPRTLNLLGMGPIHTAQMLITAGQNIDRLHSEAAFAHLCAADPIPASSGKTTRHRLNPFGDRQANRALHLIAVVRLRYCQRTRAYAKRRTEQGLSKKDIIRCLKRYIAREIYYSLRADLRQLATAT; encoded by the coding sequence GTGCTGGCCGGGGAATGCATCGCAGTTCCCAAAGACACGACCGGGATCGTGGAGGCCATCCGGCTGCTGCACACTGCCCGCGACTCCGCGGTCAAGGCTCGAACCGCAGCATTCAACCAGTTCAGCGAACTGGCCATCACGGCCCCCGAATCCATCCGGCGGTCGTTGACCGCCACAACGCTTGCGGGCAAAGCCAGTCAGGCGACCACCTGGCGTCCGAACCACAACCAGCTGGCCGACCCCGTCCAGGCGGCCAAGCTTGCTCTGCGCGGCCTGGCGCGCCGCATCGCAGCGCTGACCGCCGAGGCCGCCGAAATCGAACAGCGCTTGGCCGAGATGGTGCACGCCGCAGCACCCCGCACCCTCAACCTGCTAGGCATGGGCCCCATCCACACCGCGCAGATGCTGATCACCGCCGGTCAGAACATCGATCGGCTACACAGCGAGGCCGCCTTTGCTCACCTGTGCGCTGCCGACCCCATCCCCGCTTCCTCGGGCAAGACCACACGCCACCGACTCAACCCCTTCGGCGACCGTCAAGCCAACCGGGCCCTGCACCTGATCGCCGTGGTCCGGCTGCGTTACTGCCAGCGCACCCGCGCCTATGCCAAGCGTCGCACCGAGCAAGGACTGTCCAAAAAGGACATCATCCGGTGCCTGAAACGCTACATAGCCCGAGAGATCTACTACAGTCTCCGGGCCGACCTTCGACAGCTCGCCACAGCCACTTGA
- a CDS encoding barstar family protein — protein MVENPLLSIGPPWIFAADLDSNRFGKMADQLIVSGGKKIELEGARMTTLDALFDEFAQAAMLPDYFGRNWPALDECLADLEWLPASSYVMTLRNPARLLKSALRDRPVFIKIVTKVAAEWAEPVSVGEYWDRPAIPLHLVVDRACGADHGWRECASTPDASWLGTMRSI, from the coding sequence ATGGTTGAGAACCCGCTCTTGAGTATCGGCCCGCCGTGGATATTTGCGGCCGACCTTGACTCAAACCGGTTCGGGAAAATGGCAGACCAGCTCATCGTCAGCGGAGGTAAGAAGATCGAGCTTGAAGGCGCTAGGATGACTACGCTCGATGCCTTATTTGACGAGTTTGCCCAAGCAGCTATGCTGCCCGACTATTTTGGGCGGAACTGGCCGGCCCTTGACGAGTGCCTCGCAGACCTTGAATGGCTTCCGGCATCTAGCTACGTCATGACGCTTCGCAATCCAGCTAGACTCTTAAAGTCTGCGCTTCGCGATCGTCCGGTGTTTATCAAGATAGTGACCAAAGTGGCGGCGGAATGGGCCGAACCCGTCAGCGTCGGAGAGTATTGGGATAGGCCCGCGATCCCGTTGCATCTAGTTGTCGACCGTGCCTGTGGCGCGGATCATGGTTGGCGTGAGTGTGCTAGCACTCCGGACGCATCATGGCTGGGGACAATGAGGTCTATCTAG
- a CDS encoding TetR/AcrR family transcriptional regulator: MTGHHPGRSRRATERKGDVRERSILDTCEALLAQKGYDAMTVGDLAQGAGITRGALYFYFGSKQEVVTALVARTVEHLWERSRATAQAEEPRQAIAAAMQRTVELWNEHGLVMRTAIDLSLTVPEIGELWQHTADLFIEAITAVLERAGIQAGAKPYQAPAMARSLCWMIERTFYHASQESREELRQASATCEHIWLTSAGLIT; this comes from the coding sequence ATGACCGGCCATCACCCGGGGCGAAGCCGACGCGCCACCGAACGCAAGGGCGATGTCCGGGAGCGGTCCATTCTGGACACCTGTGAAGCCCTACTGGCGCAGAAGGGCTACGACGCCATGACCGTCGGCGACCTCGCCCAGGGTGCCGGCATCACACGCGGCGCGCTGTACTTCTACTTCGGCTCCAAGCAAGAGGTGGTCACCGCACTCGTCGCCCGGACTGTGGAGCACTTGTGGGAACGGTCCCGGGCCACCGCGCAGGCCGAGGAGCCGCGCCAGGCCATCGCAGCAGCCATGCAGCGCACGGTCGAACTGTGGAACGAGCACGGCCTGGTCATGCGCACGGCGATCGACCTGTCGCTGACCGTGCCGGAGATTGGTGAACTCTGGCAGCACACGGCTGACCTGTTCATCGAGGCCATCACCGCCGTTCTGGAACGCGCCGGCATTCAGGCCGGCGCCAAGCCCTACCAGGCCCCGGCGATGGCACGTTCGCTGTGCTGGATGATCGAGCGCACCTTCTACCACGCCTCACAGGAATCCCGCGAGGAGCTCCGACAGGCATCGGCGACATGCGAACACATCTGGCTGACCAGCGCCGGCCTGATCACCTGA
- a CDS encoding oxidoreductase gives MSTRNWLITGVSTGLGRAIALAALAAGHTVAGTVRAEADRRAFEELSPGRAHGRIVDVTDGDTVAGVVAELERSVGPLDVVIANAGYGLEGTFEETPLAEVRRQFDVNVFGAVATLQAALPHMRRRRRGHLMAVTSMGGLMAVPGMSAYCGSKFALEGILEALGKEVAQFGIQVTAIEPGSFRTDWAGRSMTRAVRSIDDYDELFTPIREARQKASGNQLGNPAKAGDAVVHIASVDQPPAHLVLGSDALRLVTAARTAVDKDIRAWETLSRTTDFADGAQL, from the coding sequence CCGCCGGGCACACCGTCGCCGGCACCGTCCGCGCCGAGGCGGACCGGCGAGCCTTCGAAGAACTCAGCCCGGGGCGTGCTCACGGCCGCATCGTGGACGTGACGGACGGCGACACCGTCGCCGGCGTCGTCGCGGAGCTGGAACGAAGCGTCGGCCCGCTGGATGTCGTCATCGCCAACGCCGGTTACGGCCTGGAGGGAACCTTCGAGGAAACCCCGCTGGCCGAGGTGCGGCGACAGTTCGACGTCAACGTGTTCGGGGCCGTGGCCACCTTGCAGGCGGCCCTGCCGCACATGCGACGGCGCCGCCGCGGACACCTGATGGCCGTCACCTCCATGGGCGGGTTGATGGCCGTGCCCGGCATGTCCGCGTACTGCGGCAGCAAGTTCGCTCTGGAAGGCATCCTGGAGGCGCTGGGCAAGGAGGTCGCACAGTTCGGGATCCAGGTGACGGCGATCGAACCCGGCTCCTTCCGCACCGACTGGGCCGGACGGTCCATGACCCGCGCCGTGCGATCCATCGACGACTACGACGAGCTGTTCACCCCCATCCGCGAGGCCCGGCAGAAGGCCAGCGGAAACCAACTGGGCAATCCCGCCAAGGCCGGGGACGCCGTCGTGCACATCGCGTCGGTCGACCAGCCGCCGGCCCACCTCGTACTCGGCTCGGATGCGCTGCGGCTGGTCACGGCCGCGCGGACGGCGGTGGACAAGGACATTCGGGCGTGGGAGACGCTCTCGCGCACGACCGACTTCGCCGATGGCGCCCAGCTCTGA
- a CDS encoding ribonuclease domain-containing protein: MPETLHSPRDLLQSPGRPSTARHSHLTSIRNVSGQSQGALILPGGNGVTYREWDVNSKVKGVSRGEEERLVTGSDGSAWYTDDHYKSFYRVR, encoded by the coding sequence GTGCCTGAAACGCTACATAGCCCGAGAGATCTACTACAGTCTCCGGGCCGACCTTCGACAGCTCGCCACAGCCACTTGACATCTATTAGGAACGTCTCGGGGCAGTCCCAAGGAGCGCTTATTCTACCCGGCGGCAATGGAGTAACTTATCGTGAGTGGGATGTGAACTCAAAGGTCAAGGGCGTTTCACGAGGTGAGGAGGAGCGATTGGTAACCGGTAGCGACGGGTCCGCTTGGTATACGGACGATCATTATAAATCGTTCTATAGGGTACGGTGA